The Novipirellula caenicola genome segment TCGTTTTGATTTCCATTTCCGCTGTCACCGCATTCGCTGCGACCGGGAACGCCTCGGACGAATCGGCTCGCAATTCGATTTCGGGCCAATCCGTTTCAGGTCAAACCGCGTCGGATCCATCGCTTTCGAACTGGGCGTTGGCCCGTGGAAACCCCGAATCGACCGGGGCTACTGACCAAGTCGTTCCCAAGGATTTGGCTGTGAAATGGGAATACAAGGCGGACGAAGCGATCGAATCTGCGTTGGTCGTCGCCGATAATTTGGTGTTTGCAGCCGACGTGATGGGAAAACTTTACGCGATCTCGCGGTCCGATGGCAACGAAGTGTGGACGCACAACTATGACACCGGGTTCACCGCCGCGCCGGCGTTTCACAACGGTCACTTGGCGATCGGCGATGTCGAAGGCAATTTCTATTTTCTCGACGCAAAGACGGGCGAACTGCGGTGGCAGGCCGAAACCAATGGCGAGATTGATGGCTCGGCGGCATTTTTTGGTGACAACGTGCTCGTCGCCAGCCAGGATGGAAAATTGTACTGTTTTGCCGTCAACGACGGCTCGTCGGTGTGGACCTACCAAACCGATGACCAAATTCGCTGTAGCCCCACGGTTGCCGGCGATCGCACGTTTCTTGGTGGATGCGATGGCCAACTGCACGTCGTTGATTTGAACACAGGCAA includes the following:
- a CDS encoding PQQ-binding-like beta-propeller repeat protein, coding for MLKIHAFFKAGCVKFAVVLISISAVTAFAATGNASDESARNSISGQSVSGQTASDPSLSNWALARGNPESTGATDQVVPKDLAVKWEYKADEAIESALVVADNLVFAADVMGKLYAISRSDGNEVWTHNYDTGFTAAPAFHNGHLAIGDVEGNFYFLDAKTGELRWQAETNGEIDGSAAFFGDNVLVASQDGKLYCFAVNDGSSVWTYQTDDQIRCSPTVAGDRTFLGGCDGQLHVVDLNTGKAIGDTIPLGGPTGSTPAVQGDSVYLPIMDGAVLALDWKNQKEKWRYIDEDRPQEYRGSAAVAGDQVIVSSQNKQVDSISMKTGKRLWRYTLRRRADASPVISADDVWIASTDGRLIRLSLNDGSERWKYEIRGSFIAPPAIAGGEVFVADDNGVIRCFAKPTT